A genome region from Lucilia cuprina isolate Lc7/37 chromosome 3, ASM2204524v1, whole genome shotgun sequence includes the following:
- the LOC111681151 gene encoding molybdenum cofactor synthesis protein cinnamon isoform X2, with the protein MSKIVFAVITVSDTCHQDATKDRSGPRLVQLLTDNFDNCRVLKEILPDEQDLIKQKLKQLTALEAEVSCIITTGGTGFAPRDVTPEATKAVIDKECPQLSMALAIHSLQKTKFAALSRSVCGITGKTLILNFPGSEKAVVECFDYVKDLLPHALHLLNNELALVKKTHDQIQNNAQSSTMSPAASTAGHICPHKTGKGDDNDRNSPFPMLPVNETLNIILQTIKPQATLPQLLKDFKSPVDIPPFRASIKDGYAMKSSGFSGSKKVLGYIAAGDSVIETDFQEDECYKINTGAPVPLKADCVIQVEDTKLLKTKKNGLEDLVEILVEPKKDLDIRSIGCDLAKGSTLFPSVDLSPVVVKSLMASVGHAVPLHKPLVAVISTGSELLDPQDYPIEGKIYDSNTTMLKQLLQYFGFDCVVTKVLTDDFEEVYETLTSIYDEVDFVICSGGVSMGDKDYIKPVLQKLGFNLQVGRVNMKPGKPMTFASKDEKYFFGLPGNPVSAFVCFHMFSLPAIRWASGWTYEKCMLPVVQVTI; encoded by the exons atgtcaaaaattgtatttgctGTTATAACAG TAAGTGACACTTGTCATCAAGACGCCACCAAAGATCGCAGTGGCCCGCGTTTAGTTCAATTGTTAACAGACAATTTTGATAATTGTCgtgttttaaaggaaattttaccCGATGAACaagatttaattaaacaaaaactaaaacaattaacTGCTTTGGAAGCTGAGGTTTCTTGTATTATAACTACTGGAGGTACGGGATTTGCACCCCGAGATGTTACTCCGGAGGCTACTAAGGCAGTCATAGATAAAGAATGTCCTCAGCTTTCTATGGCTTTGGCTATACATTCATTGCAAAAGACTAAATTTGCCGCCTTGTCACGTAGCGTGTGTGGCATTACCGGCAAAaccttaatattaaattttcccgGCAGTGAGAAGGCGGTAGTGGAATGTTTTGATTATGTTAAGGATTTACTGCCACATGCTTTGCATTTACTTAACAATGAATTGGCGTTAGTGAAAAAAACACACGATCAGATACAAAACAATGCACAGTCGTCAACTATGTCGCCTGCAGCCTCAACAGCTGGCCACATTTGTCCCCACAAAACTGGCAAAGGAGATGACAACGATCGTAATTCTCCCTTCCCCATGTTGCCTGTTAATGAAACcttgaatattattttacaaactaTAAAACCTCAAGCCACTTTACCTCAACTGCTTAAGGATTTTAAATCACCGGTGGATATACCACCCTTTAGAGCATCCATAAAAGATGGTTATGCCATGAAATCTTCGGGTTTCTCGGGATCTAAAAAAGTATTGGGTTATATAGCTGCAGGTGACTCTGTTATAGAAACTGATTTCCAAGAAGATGAATGCTATAAAATTAATACCGGAGCTCCGGTACCCCTGAAAGCTGACTGTGTTATACAAGTGGAAGATACGAAATTGTTAAAAACCAAGAAAAATGGTTTGGAAGATTTGGTTGAGATATTAGTAGAGCCCAAAAAGGATTTAGATATCAG ATCCATAGGCTGTGATTTGGCCAAAGGTTCTACCCTATTCCCCAGTGTTGATCTTTCACCGGTGGTGGTTAAGTCTCTTATGGCTTCTGTGGGTCATGCGGTGCCTTTGCATAAACCTTTAGTGGCTGTTATTTCAACAGGCAGTGAATTATTAGATCCTCAAGATTATCCTATAGAAGGAAAAATCTATGATTCCAACACCACCATGTTGAAGCAGCTTTTGCaatattttggttttgattGTGTCGTCACTAAAGTGTTAACAGACGA TTTCGAAGAAGTCTACGAAACTTTAACTTCTATATATGATGAAGTGGATTTTGTTATCTGCAGCGGTGGTGTATCTATGGGTGATAAAGATTACATTAAGCCTGTATTGCAAAAATTAGGTTTTAATCTACAAGTTGGAAGAGTTAACATGAAACCTGG TAAACCCATGACTTTTGCCTCTAAAGATGAGAAATATTTCTTTGGTCTACCCGGTAATCCTGTTTCGGcctttgtttgttttcatatgTTTTCATTGCCCGCCATACGTTGGGCCAGTGGTTGGACATATGAAAAGTGTATGTTGCCAGTTGTACAAGTAACG
- the LOC111681157 gene encoding cytochrome c oxidase assembly factor 6 homolog, which produces MSFLNKEERAKCWGHRDEYWKCLSENAPQHSSTSGEKVPVACKKLRKLFETSCPSTWVKHFDRKRTYEQFKEKIQQGYDPLDEKAQKTGQ; this is translated from the coding sequence aTGAGTTTTCTTAACAAAGAAGAACGAGCCAAATGCTGGGGACATCGTGATGAATACTGGAAATGTTTAAGTGAAAATGCCCCGCAACACAGTTCGACATCGGGTGAAAAAGTGCCGGTTGCTTGTAAAAAATTGCGCAAACTTTTCGAGACCAGTTGTCCATCGACTTGGGTAAAACATTTTGATCGTAAACGTACCTATGAacaatttaaagagaaaatccAACAGGGTTATGATCCATTAGATGAAAAGGCACAAAAGACGGGACAATAA
- the LOC111681156 gene encoding N-alpha-acetyltransferase 38, NatC auxiliary subunit has product MSDTDNSNKPYENHLLNNVITNAHNVNEKNLSPGRRNLRRWLGKPFRVVITDGRVLVGFFNCTDKDANIVLSMCVEFLEDGKDARILGNVMIPGKHIVSVSVDMPKEEVYAA; this is encoded by the exons ATGAGCGATACCGACAACAGCAATAAGCCCTATGAG AATCATTTACTCAATAATGTCATTACCAATGCCCAcaatgtaaatgaaaaaaatctatccCCTGGACGCCGTAATCTCCGAAGGTGGTTAGGAAAACCTTTTCGTGTGGTTATAACCGATGGTCGTGTTCTGGTGGGTTTCTTTAATTGTACCGACAAAGATGCCAATATAGTATTGTCCATGTGTGTGGAATTTCTAGAGGATGGTAAAGATGCACGTATTTTGGGTAATGTTATGATACCTGGCAAACATATAGTCTCCGTGTCGGTGGATATGCCCAAAGAGGAAGTGTATGCTgcttaa
- the LOC111681158 gene encoding beta-1,3-galactosyltransferase brn has product MRLRFNVFNKLLTLLGATIVILIIFLYTLAKQPAADEFITIIKENSQELTQPPIEIVPKLLNLTNFEYLIENRLCHTYKKELLAILIVTSYAGHDELRSAHRQAISQTKLSDLGIQRVFLLAAVPEREHFITQSQLQNEQNRFGDLLQGNFKEAYRNLSYKHIMGLKWSATECRKARFIIKIDDDIVYDIFQVKRYLDALELENPTLTSSSHLLAGYILDAKPVIRLQANKWYVSEQEYAGNVYPDYLSGWLYITNPQTASRLVEQSTNSPIFWIDDTWVTGILREPLAIPLQRLNSWFSANPDFLNCCVRDLKVSSLECDLYVGPNGGDNKLIIEFLHNVEKCYYDECVKRSKQQILKNTCVGTFKRLLPDHGEANIKAVKLGR; this is encoded by the exons atgcgCCTGCgctttaatgtttttaacaaaCTCTTAACCCTTTTGGGGGCTACGAtcgttattttaattatatttttatatactttagcTAAACAACCTGCTGCCGAtgaatttataacaataattaaagaaaattcacaaGAACTTACGCAGCCACCAATAGAAATTGTCCCCAAATTGCTGAATTTAACCAATTTTgagtatttaatagaaaatcgtTTATGCCATACGTATAAAAAGGAATTATTGG CTATTTTAATAGTAACCTCTTATGCGGGTCATGATGAATTGCGTTCCGCCCATCGTCAAGCCATTTCCCAGACAAAACTATCCGATTTGGGTATACAAAGAGTATTTCTCTTGGCTGCTGTACCGGAGAGAGAACATTTTATAACGCAGTCGCAAttacaaaatgaacaaaatagaTTTGGTGATCTATTGCAGGGCAATTTTAAAGAGGCCTATAGAAATCTCAGCTATAAACATATAATGGGTCTTAAGTGGTCGGCCACAGAATGCCGAAAAGctagatttattataaaaatagatGATGATATTGTCTACGATATATTTCAAGTAAAACGTTATTTAGATGCTTTGGAATTGGAAAATCCAACATTAACCTCCTCCTCCCACCTATTGGCTGGTTATATATTAGACGCTAAACCGGTCATACGTCTGCAGGCCAATAAATGGTATGTTTCCGAGCAAGAATATGCTGGCAATGTTTATCCTGATTATCTGTCCGGTTGGTTGTATATCACTAATCCCCAAACAGCCTCAAGATTAGTAGAACAATCGACCAACTCCCCTATATTCTGGATTGATGATACCTGGGTGACAGGCATACTACGTGAACCTTTAGCCATTCCCTTGCAACGTTTAAATTCATGGTTTTCTGCCAATCCGGATTTTCTGAACTGTTGTGTGCGCGATTTAAAAGTTTCCAGTTTGGAATGTGACCTCTATGTGGGTCCCAATGGAGgtgataataaattaataatcgAATTTTTGCATAATGTAGAGAAATGCTATTATGATGAGTGTGTTAAACGTTccaaacaacaaattttgaaaaatacttgTGTAGGTACATTTAAGAGGTTACTGCCAGATCATGGGGAGGCCAATATAAAAGCCGTTAAGTTGGGTAGATGA